One region of Enterobacter ludwigii genomic DNA includes:
- the thiH gene encoding 2-iminoacetate synthase ThiH, translating to MSTFTERWRQLNWDDIALRINSKTAADVERALNARHLTREDLMALLSPAASAYLEPMAQRAQRLTRQRFGNTVSFYVPLYLSNLCANDCTYCGFSMSNRIKRKTLDESEIARECAAIREMGFEHLLLVTGEHQGKVGMDYFRQHLPAIRRQFASLQMEVQPLSQEEYAELKTLGLDGVMVYQETYHEATYARHHLKGKKQDFFFRLETPDRLGRAGIDKIGLGALIGLSDSWRVDCYMVAEHLLWLQQRYWQSRYSISFPRLRPCTGGVEPASLMDERQLVQTICAFRLLAPEVELSLSTRESPAFRDRVIPLAINNVSAFSKTQPGGYADDHPELEQFAPHDGRRPEAVAAALIEQGLQPVWKDWDSWLGRASQLR from the coding sequence ATGAGCACGTTTACCGAGCGCTGGCGGCAGCTTAACTGGGACGACATTGCCCTGCGCATCAACAGCAAGACGGCTGCTGACGTGGAGCGAGCATTGAACGCCCGTCACCTCACCCGCGAGGATTTGATGGCTCTGCTCTCCCCGGCAGCCAGCGCCTATCTTGAACCGATGGCACAGCGTGCTCAGAGGCTGACACGCCAGCGCTTTGGCAACACGGTGAGTTTTTACGTCCCGCTTTACCTCTCTAACCTGTGCGCCAATGACTGTACCTATTGCGGTTTCTCCATGAGTAACCGCATCAAGCGGAAAACGCTCGATGAGAGTGAAATTGCGCGTGAGTGTGCGGCCATTCGTGAAATGGGCTTTGAGCATCTTCTGCTGGTCACGGGTGAACATCAGGGGAAAGTGGGGATGGACTATTTTCGTCAGCACCTCCCCGCCATTCGTCGTCAGTTTGCCTCTTTGCAAATGGAAGTGCAGCCCCTGTCGCAAGAGGAATACGCGGAGTTAAAAACGCTCGGGCTGGACGGGGTCATGGTTTATCAGGAAACCTACCACGAGGCGACATATGCCCGGCACCACCTCAAGGGAAAGAAACAGGATTTCTTTTTCCGGCTGGAGACACCGGACAGACTGGGACGCGCCGGGATCGACAAAATCGGTCTGGGGGCGCTGATCGGGCTATCGGATAGCTGGCGGGTAGATTGCTACATGGTGGCAGAACATCTGCTATGGCTCCAGCAACGCTACTGGCAGAGCCGTTACTCTATCTCCTTCCCCCGGCTGCGGCCTTGCACGGGAGGGGTTGAACCGGCGTCTCTGATGGATGAGCGTCAACTGGTGCAAACCATCTGTGCGTTCCGCCTGCTTGCTCCGGAGGTTGAGTTGTCTCTCTCAACGCGCGAGTCCCCGGCGTTTCGCGATCGCGTGATCCCACTTGCGATCAACAACGTTAGCGCATTTTCCAAAACGCAGCCCGGCGGCTACGCCGACGACCATCCGGAACTGGAGCAGTTTGCGCCACATGACGGGCGACGTCCGGAAGCCGTCGCTGCCGCCCTGATTGAACAGGGTCTACAGCCTGTCTGGAAAGACTGGGACAGCTGGCTGGGAAGAGCCTCGCAATTGCGTTGA
- the thiG gene encoding thiazole synthase, which yields MLRIADKVFDSHLFTGTGKFASPQLMVDAIRESGSQLVTLAMKRVDLRHHSDAILAPLLEAGVTLLPNTSGAKTAEEAIFAAQLAREALGTRWLKLEIHPDARWLLPDPIETLKAAEKLVQQGFIVLPYCGADPVLCKRLEEVGCAAVMPLGAPIGSNQGLETRAMLEIIIEQATVPVVVDAGIGVPSHAAQALEMGADAVLVNTAIAVADDPVMMARAFRMAVEAGVLARESGPGSRSFQAQATSPLTGFLEAIS from the coding sequence ATGTTACGTATTGCCGATAAAGTCTTTGATTCACATCTGTTTACCGGAACCGGAAAGTTCGCCTCCCCACAGCTGATGGTGGATGCCATCCGGGAAAGCGGCAGCCAGCTGGTGACGCTGGCCATGAAGCGCGTAGACCTGCGTCACCACAGCGATGCCATTCTGGCGCCTTTACTGGAAGCAGGCGTTACGCTGCTGCCCAATACGTCCGGTGCGAAAACGGCAGAGGAGGCGATTTTTGCCGCACAACTGGCGCGAGAAGCGCTCGGCACCCGCTGGCTGAAGCTGGAAATTCACCCGGATGCCCGCTGGCTGCTGCCTGACCCTATCGAAACGCTGAAAGCAGCCGAAAAACTGGTTCAGCAGGGGTTTATCGTTCTGCCTTACTGCGGAGCCGACCCCGTACTATGCAAGCGTCTGGAAGAGGTCGGCTGTGCCGCCGTCATGCCGCTGGGCGCCCCCATCGGCTCCAATCAGGGGCTGGAAACCCGTGCGATGCTTGAAATCATTATTGAGCAGGCCACCGTGCCAGTCGTTGTGGATGCGGGCATTGGTGTGCCAAGCCATGCTGCGCAGGCGCTGGAGATGGGCGCAGACGCCGTGCTGGTGAACACGGCCATCGCGGTAGCTGATGACCCGGTCATGATGGCGCGTGCGTTCCGCATGGCTGTAGAGGCCGGCGTGCTGGCAAGGGAGTCCGGCCCCGGCTCACGCAGTTTTCAGGCTCAGGCCACCAGCCCGTTGACCGGTTTTCTGGAGGCAATCTCATGA
- the thiS gene encoding sulfur carrier protein ThiS: protein MRILFNDEPMSCDDGLTVAVLLDKLRQLKPGTALALNQQILPREQWELQQVNEGDQILLFQVIAGG from the coding sequence ATGCGCATTCTGTTTAACGATGAGCCGATGAGCTGCGACGACGGGCTTACCGTTGCCGTTTTGCTCGATAAATTACGTCAGCTTAAACCAGGCACGGCGCTGGCGCTCAATCAACAGATCCTGCCGCGCGAGCAGTGGGAGCTTCAGCAGGTCAATGAGGGTGATCAGATCCTGCTGTTTCAGGTTATCGCAGGGGGCTAA
- the thiF gene encoding thiazole biosynthesis adenylyltransferase ThiF, whose translation MNDRDFMRYSRQLLLEDIAIDGQQKLLASRVLIVGLGGLGAPAALYLAGAGVGTLVLADDDDVHLSNLQRQILFTTEDINQPKAQITRQRLNQLNPDIELIALQQRLSGESLQREVALADVVLDCTDNMATRQAINAACVANNTPLITASAVGFGGQMMVLTPPWSQGCYRCLWPDDAEPTRNCRTAGILGPVVGVMGTMQALEAIKLLSGMETERNTLRLFDARSSGWRHLALHRASHCPVCGGHDAHSV comes from the coding sequence ATGAATGATCGTGATTTTATGCGCTACAGCCGTCAGCTTCTGCTGGAGGATATAGCCATTGACGGACAGCAAAAGCTGCTCGCCAGCCGGGTTCTGATTGTGGGTCTGGGCGGGTTAGGAGCCCCTGCCGCGCTCTATCTGGCAGGGGCGGGCGTCGGCACGCTGGTACTGGCCGATGACGACGACGTTCACCTCAGCAACCTGCAACGGCAAATTCTCTTTACCACCGAGGATATTAACCAGCCTAAAGCGCAAATCACCCGCCAGCGGCTGAACCAGCTTAACCCGGATATCGAACTGATTGCCTTACAGCAACGGCTCAGCGGTGAAAGCCTGCAACGCGAAGTTGCCCTGGCCGACGTGGTGCTGGACTGCACCGACAATATGGCGACGCGTCAGGCGATCAACGCCGCCTGTGTGGCAAATAATACGCCGCTTATCACCGCCAGCGCGGTGGGTTTCGGCGGGCAGATGATGGTCCTGACTCCGCCGTGGTCGCAGGGCTGCTATCGCTGCCTGTGGCCGGATGATGCCGAGCCAACGCGCAACTGCCGGACGGCGGGCATTCTTGGTCCGGTGGTCGGCGTGATGGGCACAATGCAGGCGCTGGAAGCTATCAAGCTGCTTAGCGGCATGGAGACGGAACGCAATACGCTGCGCTTGTTTGATGCCCGCTCCAGCGGCTGGCGGCATCTGGCACTTCACCGTGCCAGCCACTGCCCGGTATGCGGAGGCCACGATGCGCATTCTGTTTAA
- the thiE gene encoding thiamine phosphate synthase yields MYQPDFPPVPFRLGLYPVVDSVEWIERLLATGVRTIQLRIKDKHDEEVETDVVSAIALGRRYDARLFINDYWRLAIKHQAYGVHLGQEDLETTDLNAIRDAGLRLGVSTHDDMEIDVALTARPSYIALGHVFPTQTKQMPSAPQGLAQLASHVERLADYPTVAIGGISLERAPAVLETGVGSIAVVSAITQAADWQSATEKLLRLAGAGDE; encoded by the coding sequence ATGTACCAGCCCGATTTTCCACCTGTGCCCTTTCGTTTAGGGCTCTATCCGGTGGTGGATAGCGTGGAATGGATAGAGCGCCTGCTTGCGACGGGCGTTCGCACAATCCAGCTACGCATTAAAGATAAACACGATGAAGAGGTAGAGACGGATGTGGTTTCTGCCATCGCGCTGGGGCGTCGCTATGACGCTCGCCTGTTTATCAACGACTACTGGCGACTGGCGATCAAACATCAGGCTTACGGCGTACATCTGGGTCAGGAAGACCTTGAGACAACCGACCTCAATGCGATCCGCGACGCAGGGCTGCGTCTGGGGGTATCAACGCATGACGATATGGAAATCGACGTCGCGCTGACCGCCCGCCCCTCTTACATCGCCCTCGGCCACGTCTTCCCGACGCAAACCAAGCAGATGCCCTCCGCACCGCAAGGTCTGGCGCAGCTGGCGAGTCACGTTGAACGCCTTGCCGATTATCCCACCGTTGCCATCGGCGGCATTAGCCTTGAACGTGCCCCGGCGGTGCTGGAGACCGGGGTCGGCAGCATTGCCGTCGTCAGCGCCATTACCCAGGCAGCAGACTGGCAGTCGGCTACCGAGAAGCTGTTACGGCTGGCAGGAGCAGGCGATGAATGA
- the thiC gene encoding phosphomethylpyrimidine synthase ThiC translates to MSTTTKLTRREQRAHAQHFIDTLEGTAFPNSKRIYITGSQADIRVPMREIQLSPTLIGGSKDNPQYEDNEAVPVYDTSGPYGDPEIAINVQKGLAKLRQPWIDARLDSEELNEQSSAYTKERLADDGLDELRFTGLLTPKRAKAGKCVTQLHYARQGIVTPEMEFIAIRENMGRERIRSEILRHQHPGEGFGARLPENITPEFVRDEVAAGRAIIPANINHPESEPMIIGRNFLVKVNANIGNSAVTSSIEEEVEKLVWSTRWGADTVMDLSTGRYIHETREWILRNSPVPIGTVPVYQALEKVNGIAEDLTWEAFRDTLLEQAEQGVDYFTIHAGVLLRYVPMTAKRLTGIVSRGGSIMAKWCLSHHQENFLYEHFREICEICAAYDVSLSLGDGLRPGSIRDANDEAQFAELHTLGELTKIAWEYDVQVMIEGPGHVPMQMIRRNMTEELEHCHEAPFYTLGPLTTDIAPGYDHFTSGIGAAMIGWFGCAMLCYVTPKEHLGLPNKEDVKQGLITYKIAAHAADLAKGHPGAQIRDNAMSKARFEFRWEDQFNLALDPFTARAYHDETLPQESGKVAHFCSMCGPKFCSMKISQEVRDYAAAQTIEVGMADMSETFRAKGGEIYLKKEEA, encoded by the coding sequence ATGTCTACCACTACTAAACTGACCCGCCGCGAACAGCGCGCACACGCCCAACACTTCATTGATACCCTGGAAGGCACCGCTTTCCCGAACTCGAAACGCATCTACATCACCGGCTCTCAGGCGGATATCCGCGTGCCGATGCGTGAAATTCAGCTTAGCCCAACGCTTATCGGCGGCAGCAAAGATAACCCACAGTATGAAGACAACGAGGCTGTGCCGGTGTATGACACCTCCGGTCCCTACGGTGACCCTGAAATTGCCATCAACGTTCAGAAAGGCCTGGCTAAGCTGCGCCAACCGTGGATCGACGCCCGCCTGGACAGCGAGGAGCTAAACGAGCAAAGTTCTGCCTATACCAAAGAGCGCCTGGCCGACGACGGTCTGGACGAGCTGCGCTTCACCGGCCTGCTGACACCGAAACGCGCTAAAGCGGGCAAATGCGTGACCCAGTTGCACTACGCGCGTCAGGGGATCGTCACCCCCGAAATGGAGTTCATCGCCATCCGCGAAAACATGGGCCGTGAGCGCATCCGTAGCGAAATTCTGCGCCACCAGCATCCTGGAGAAGGTTTTGGCGCTCGCCTGCCGGAAAACATTACGCCGGAATTTGTGCGTGATGAAGTCGCCGCTGGCCGCGCGATTATCCCTGCCAACATCAACCACCCGGAATCTGAGCCAATGATTATTGGCCGTAATTTCCTGGTGAAGGTCAACGCTAACATCGGTAACTCGGCCGTTACTTCGTCTATCGAAGAAGAGGTGGAAAAACTGGTCTGGTCGACGCGCTGGGGTGCGGACACGGTGATGGACCTCTCCACTGGCCGTTATATTCACGAAACCCGCGAATGGATCCTGCGTAACAGCCCGGTACCAATCGGGACGGTGCCTGTGTATCAGGCGCTGGAGAAGGTCAACGGCATTGCCGAAGATCTTACCTGGGAGGCCTTCCGCGACACGTTACTGGAACAGGCTGAACAGGGCGTAGACTACTTCACTATTCACGCAGGTGTACTGCTGCGCTACGTGCCGATGACGGCGAAACGTCTGACCGGCATCGTCTCGCGCGGCGGTTCGATCATGGCGAAGTGGTGTCTGTCCCATCATCAGGAAAACTTCCTCTACGAACACTTCCGTGAGATTTGCGAAATCTGCGCCGCGTACGATGTCTCTCTGTCGCTGGGCGACGGTCTGCGTCCTGGTTCCATCCGCGATGCCAATGACGAAGCGCAGTTTGCCGAACTGCACACGCTGGGTGAACTCACCAAAATCGCCTGGGAATATGACGTACAGGTGATGATTGAAGGCCCGGGACATGTGCCAATGCAGATGATCCGTCGCAACATGACCGAAGAGCTGGAGCACTGCCACGAAGCGCCGTTCTACACCCTCGGGCCATTGACCACCGATATCGCGCCGGGCTATGACCATTTCACCTCCGGGATTGGTGCGGCAATGATTGGCTGGTTCGGCTGCGCCATGCTCTGCTACGTCACGCCGAAAGAGCACCTCGGCCTGCCAAACAAAGAAGATGTAAAACAGGGTCTGATCACCTACAAGATTGCCGCCCACGCAGCCGATCTGGCGAAAGGCCACCCGGGCGCGCAAATCCGGGATAACGCCATGTCGAAAGCACGCTTCGAATTCCGCTGGGAAGATCAGTTCAACCTGGCGCTCGACCCATTCACTGCTCGCGCCTATCACGACGAAACACTGCCGCAGGAATCAGGCAAAGTGGCACACTTCTGCTCCATGTGCGGGCCGAAATTCTGCTCGATGAAAATCAGCCAGGAGGTACGTGACTACGCTGCCGCACAAACCATTGAAGTGGGCATGGCGGATATGTCAGAAACCTTCCGCGCCAAAGGCGGTGAAATCTACCTCAAAAAAGAGGAGGCGTAA
- the rsd gene encoding sigma D regulator → MLNQLESLTERVRGSNKLVDRWLHVRKHLLVAYYNLVGIKPGKESFMRLNEKALDDFCQSLVDYLSDGHFNIYERIICEMEGTTPYLAASKLYPLLEANTQQIMDYYDSTLENAIDHDNYLEFQQALSDLGEALEERFTLEDKLIALVLDSNLSASNEDNIARPA, encoded by the coding sequence ATGTTAAACCAGCTAGAAAGCCTGACTGAGCGCGTTAGAGGAAGTAACAAACTGGTGGATCGCTGGCTACATGTGCGCAAGCATCTACTCGTGGCTTATTACAATCTGGTCGGTATTAAGCCTGGCAAAGAATCGTTTATGCGTCTGAATGAAAAAGCGCTGGATGATTTTTGTCAGAGCCTGGTCGACTACCTGTCCGACGGCCATTTCAATATTTATGAACGCATTATCTGCGAAATGGAAGGGACTACGCCGTATTTAGCGGCCAGCAAACTCTATCCGCTGCTGGAAGCCAATACCCAGCAGATTATGGACTACTACGATTCCACGCTTGAGAATGCGATCGATCACGATAACTATCTTGAGTTTCAGCAGGCGCTTTCCGACCTTGGCGAAGCGCTGGAAGAGCGATTCACACTGGAAGATAAGCTGATCGCCCTCGTGCTGGATAGCAATCTCAGTGCCAGCAACGAAGATAACATCGCGCGCCCTGCTTGA
- the nudC gene encoding NAD(+) diphosphatase — translation MDRIIEKSDLGWWIVSHEQKLWLPVGEIPYGAAEKFDLVGQPALRIGEWQGDPVWMVQQARRQDMGSVRQVLDLDVGLFQLAGRGVQLAEFYRSHKYCGYCGHTMHPSKTEWAMLCSHCRERYYPQIAPCIIVAIRREDSILLAQHTRHRNGIHTVLAGFVEVGETLEQAVAREVMEESGIKVKNLRYVTSQPWPFPQSLMTAFMAEYDSGDIVIDQKELLEANWYRYDDLPLLPPPGTVARRLIEDTVAMCRAEYE, via the coding sequence ATGGATCGTATTATTGAAAAATCAGATCTTGGTTGGTGGATCGTCAGTCACGAACAAAAATTATGGCTCCCCGTCGGGGAAATTCCCTATGGTGCGGCGGAAAAATTCGATCTTGTTGGTCAACCTGCACTGAGGATCGGTGAGTGGCAGGGCGATCCCGTGTGGATGGTCCAGCAGGCTCGACGTCAGGACATGGGATCGGTTCGTCAGGTGCTGGATCTGGATGTGGGGCTGTTCCAGCTGGCGGGCCGTGGTGTACAGCTGGCGGAGTTTTATCGTTCGCATAAATACTGCGGTTACTGCGGGCATACCATGCACCCGAGCAAAACCGAGTGGGCGATGCTCTGCAGTCACTGCCGCGAACGCTACTATCCGCAGATCGCGCCGTGCATTATCGTCGCTATCCGTCGCGAGGATTCCATCCTGCTGGCGCAGCATACCCGTCACCGTAACGGCATTCACACTGTGCTGGCCGGGTTTGTCGAAGTGGGCGAAACGCTGGAGCAGGCGGTGGCGCGTGAAGTTATGGAGGAGAGCGGGATTAAAGTGAAGAACCTGCGCTATGTTACCTCTCAGCCATGGCCGTTCCCGCAGTCACTGATGACGGCATTTATGGCCGAATACGATAGCGGGGACATCGTCATCGACCAGAAAGAGTTACTGGAAGCAAACTGGTATCGGTATGACGATTTACCTCTGTTACCGCCGCCAGGTACGGTGGCGCGTCGGCTGATAGAAGATACCGTGGCAATGTGTCGGGCTGAGTATGAGTAG
- the hemE gene encoding uroporphyrinogen decarboxylase — protein sequence MTELKNDRYLRALLRQPVDVTPVWMMRQAGRYLPEYKATRAQAGDFMSLCKNAELACEVTLQPLRRFPLDAAILFSDILTIPDAMGLGLYFETGEGPRFTSPIKSKVDVDKLPVPDPEDELGYVMNAVRTIRRELKGEVPLIGFSGSPWTLATYMVEGGSSKAFTVIKKMMYAEPLALHALLDKLAKSVTLYLNAQIKAGAQSVMIFDTWGGVLTGRDYQQFSLYYMHKIVDGLLRENEGRRVPVTLFTKGGGQWLEAMAATGCDALGLDWTTDIADARRRVGDKVALQGNMDPSMLYAQPARIEEEVATILAGFGQGEGHVFNLGHGIHQDVPPEHAGAFVEAVHRLSAQYHK from the coding sequence ATGACCGAACTGAAGAACGATCGTTATCTGCGTGCGCTGCTGCGCCAGCCCGTTGATGTCACCCCGGTGTGGATGATGCGCCAGGCGGGACGCTATCTGCCAGAGTACAAAGCCACGCGCGCGCAGGCAGGCGATTTTATGTCGCTGTGCAAAAACGCTGAGCTGGCCTGTGAAGTGACGCTCCAGCCGCTGCGCCGCTTCCCGCTGGATGCTGCGATCCTCTTCTCGGATATTCTGACCATCCCGGATGCGATGGGCCTTGGGCTCTATTTTGAAACCGGTGAAGGTCCACGTTTCACGTCCCCAATCAAAAGCAAAGTCGACGTCGACAAGCTGCCTGTTCCCGATCCTGAAGATGAACTGGGCTATGTCATGAACGCTGTGCGCACCATTCGCCGCGAGCTGAAGGGTGAAGTACCGCTGATCGGTTTCTCCGGCAGTCCGTGGACGCTGGCGACTTACATGGTTGAAGGTGGCAGCAGCAAGGCTTTCACCGTGATTAAAAAGATGATGTACGCGGAGCCGCTGGCGTTGCATGCGCTGCTCGACAAGCTGGCGAAAAGCGTCACTCTCTACCTGAACGCACAGATTAAAGCGGGCGCACAGTCGGTGATGATTTTCGACACCTGGGGCGGCGTACTTACCGGGCGCGATTATCAGCAGTTCTCGCTCTATTACATGCACAAGATCGTTGATGGCCTGCTGCGTGAAAACGAAGGTCGCCGCGTGCCGGTGACCTTGTTCACCAAAGGCGGCGGTCAGTGGCTGGAGGCGATGGCTGCAACGGGATGTGATGCGCTGGGTCTTGACTGGACAACCGATATTGCCGATGCGCGCCGTCGCGTGGGTGACAAGGTGGCGCTGCAGGGCAATATGGATCCGTCCATGCTTTATGCACAGCCGGCTCGCATTGAAGAAGAGGTGGCAACTATTCTCGCCGGTTTCGGCCAGGGCGAAGGGCACGTCTTTAACCTCGGGCATGGTATTCATCAGGACGTGCCGCCAGAACACGCTGGCGCGTTTGTGGAGGCGGTACACCGACTCTCTGCGCAATACCACAAGTAA
- the nfi gene encoding deoxyribonuclease V (cleaves DNA at apurinic or apyrimidinic sites) — MDLASLRAQQIELASSVIREDRLDKDPPQFIGGADVGFEQGGDVTRAAMVVLKYPSLELVEYKVARIATTMPYIPGFLSFREYPALLAAWEQLSQKPDLLFVDGHGISHPRRLGVASHFGLLVDVPTIGVAKKRLCGAFEPLSAEPGALAPLIDKGEQLAWVWRSKARCNPLFIATGHRVSMDSALGWVQRCVKGYRLPEPTRWADAVASSRPAFVRWQEIQR; from the coding sequence ATGGATCTCGCGTCATTACGCGCCCAACAAATTGAACTGGCTTCATCCGTGATCCGCGAGGATCGTCTGGATAAGGATCCCCCGCAGTTTATCGGTGGAGCTGACGTCGGGTTTGAGCAGGGTGGGGACGTGACGCGAGCGGCGATGGTGGTACTGAAATATCCCTCGCTTGAGCTGGTGGAGTACAAAGTGGCGCGTATTGCCACCACTATGCCGTACATCCCGGGCTTTCTCTCCTTCCGCGAATACCCCGCGCTTCTGGCAGCGTGGGAACAGCTCTCGCAAAAACCTGACCTGCTGTTTGTCGATGGGCACGGTATTTCGCATCCGCGCCGTTTAGGCGTGGCCAGCCACTTTGGCCTGCTGGTGGATGTTCCCACCATCGGCGTTGCTAAGAAACGCTTGTGCGGCGCGTTTGAACCGCTTTCTGCCGAGCCTGGCGCGCTGGCGCCGCTCATTGATAAAGGTGAACAACTGGCGTGGGTATGGCGCAGCAAAGCCCGTTGTAACCCGCTGTTTATTGCCACCGGACATCGGGTGAGCATGGATAGCGCTCTGGGGTGGGTGCAGCGCTGTGTGAAGGGTTACCGGTTACCAGAGCCGACGCGCTGGGCTGATGCGGTGGCTTCTTCACGCCCAGC